In Aythya fuligula isolate bAytFul2 chromosome 14, bAytFul2.pri, whole genome shotgun sequence, the following proteins share a genomic window:
- the SOX30 gene encoding transcription factor SOX-30, whose amino-acid sequence MERGGGGGGSVPGSGPGPQGPGGERGGPLAEPPLSAQRAPWGAAAPAEGGREPGSCAGEPPGAPRTAAGRGVGGGDGRWGSAGEPRGALRAKAGEGGSPHGSPPRPAAGGGLTASQPRGEPPGVVPQALRVPLVLRPLPAAAAVQVQGPLAAELLRGPQVAPKQAPLKMQALLEPAVKIETKNVPLTVLPSDSGMPDTPFSKDKSGHVKRPMNAFMVWARIHRPALAKANPTANNAEISVQLGLEWSKLSEEQKQPYYDEARKIKQRHREEFPGWVYQPRPGKRKRFPLNVSGLLSGTTQSIVTTNPAAVLPFQSPGYSVVIPTVQNSIGHPACEALSAIRLPASSVQRPGPITLFQSTFASTTSLAVPAPTLPMHPVIASQHFAESVQTEACDVSSGSNCPLKRLTPVFVESSSRNPSNTVTAHGRFSVSTIELPKEYSGLSACPRGVPLSQATPLPHSRLYESPPIGQPVNLFGAPPRFSFHHPYFVPGPYYFPSSTCPFSRPPFGCGNFSSSVPECLGYYENRYQTQEMKFSVLDRDYPFREYPEEIVHEDSHNCESLEEVTCHSSRSEEECVSPIPQLDIGAIENVLSATPPTPSSIQLVNVTDTDEEEEEEKVLREL is encoded by the exons AtggagcggggcgggggcggcggcggctccgtgCCGGGGTCCGGCCCCGGCCCTCaggggccgggcggggagcgCGGGGGGCCCCTCGCGGagcctcccctcagcgcccaGCGGGCCCCGTGGGGAGCCGCGGCCCCTGCGGAGGGCGGCAGGGAGCCGGGGAGCTGCGCGGGGGAGCCTCCGGGCGCCCCCCGAACGGCTGCGGGGCGGGGAGTGGGCGGCGGGGATGGGCGCTGGGGTAGCGCGGGGGAGCCGCGGGGAGCCCTCAGGGCGAAGGCGGGCGAGGGGGGCTCCCCTCACGGCTCCCCGCCGCGGCCCGCTGCCGGTGGCGGCCTCACGGCCTCGCAGCCCcgcggggagccccccggggtgGTGCCTCAGGCGCTGCGGGTCCCGTTGGTGCTGcggccgctgcccgccgccgccgccgtgcaGGTGCAGGGCCCGCTGGCCGCCGAGCTGCTCCGCGGGCCCCAGGTGGCCCCGAAGCAAGCGCCGCTGAAAATGCAGGCGCTGCTCGAGCCGGCGGTGAAAATCGAGACCAAAAACGTGCCCCTCACTGTGCTGCCCTCCGACTCAG GAATGCCAGATACTCCATTTAGCAAGGACAAAAGTGGCCACGTAAAGCGTCCGATGAATGCCTTTATGGTGTGGGCTAGGATTCATCGGCCTGCTCTAGCCAAAGCTAACCCGACTGCCAATAATGCAGAGATCAGTGTTCAGCTCGGGTTGGAGTGGAGCAAACTGAGTGAAGAGCAGAAACAGCCCTATTATGATGAAGCTcggaaaataaaacaaaggcacAGAGAGGAATTTCCTg GTTGGGTTTATCAGCCACGGCCAGGCAAAAGGAAGCGTTTTCCATTGAATGTCTCTGGTCTACTTTCTGGCACCACTCAGAGTATCGTCACTACAAATCCAGCTGCTGTTCTTCCCTTCCAGTCACCTGGATACTCTGTTGTCATCCCCACTGTTCAGAACAGTATTGGACATCCAGCCT GTGAAGCTCTTTCTGCCATCCGTCTGCCAGCTTCTTCTGTTCAACGTCCAGGTCCAATTACCCTTTTCCAGTCTACTTTTGCGAGCACCACATCATTGGCAGTTCCAGCTCCAACCCTGCCCATGCACCCTGTAATTGCATCACAGCACTTTGCTGAATCTGTTCAGACAGAAGCTTGTGATGTATCTTCTGGATCCAACTGCCCTCTGAAGAGACTTACACCAGTTTTTGTTGAGAGCTCCAGTAGAAACCCAAGTAACACAGTCACTGCTCATGGCAGATTCTCCGTTTCTACCATTGAGCTCCCAAAGGAGTACTCAGGGCTTTCTGCTTGTCCTAGAGGAGTACCTCTTTCCCAAGCTACTCCTCTTCCTCACTCACGTCTCTATGAGAGTCCTCCCATTGGGCAGCCAGTTAATCTGTTTGGAGCACCTCCTCGATTTTCATTTCATCACCCTTACTTTGTACCTGGACCTTACTATTTCCCTTCAAG CACGTGCCCATTCAGCCGGCCTCCATTTGGTTGCGGAAATTTCTCCAGCTCAGTGCCAGAATGTCTTGGCTATTATGAAAACAGGTACCAGACACAGGAGATGAAATTTTCGGTTCTGGACAGAGACTATCCTTTCAGGGAATACCCAGAGGAAATCGTACATGAGGACTCACACAACTGTGAGAGCCTAGAGGAAGTGACCTGTCACAGCAGCCGCAGTGAGGAGGAGTGTGTAAGCCCCATACCACAACTGGATATTGGAGCAATTGAGAATGTTTTGTCAGCCACCCCGCCTACTCCTTCCAGCATCCAGCTAGTCAATGTGACTGACACTGacgaggaggaagaagaagaaaaggtgtTGCGAgagctgtaa
- the THG1L gene encoding probable tRNA(His) guanylyltransferase isoform X1, whose protein sequence is MAKSKFEYVRDFEADDTCLPNCWIVVRLDGRNFHRFAEQHEFKKPNDDRALHLMTRCAQTVMQELEDIAIAYGQSDEYSFVFKRKSKWFKRRASKFMTHVVSQFASSYVFYWKDYFKDQQLLYPPGFDGRIVLYPSTQNLKDYLSWRQADCHINNLYNTVFWMLVQRSGLTPVQAQDRLQGTLAGDKNEILFSEFNINYNNEPLMYRKGTVLIWQKVNEVTTKKIKLPKETEEQEIEVTRTRTKVVPLHCDIIGDQFWEEYPEILAEDS, encoded by the exons ATGGCTAAAAGCAAGTTCGAGTACGTGCGGGACTTCGAGGCGGACGACACCTGCCTGCCCAACTGCTGGATAGTGGTGCGCCTGGACGGCCGCAACTTCCACAG GTTTGCTGAACAGCACGAGTTCAAAAAGCCAAACGATGACCGCGCTCTTCACCTGATGACCAGGTGTGCCCAGACGGtgatgcaggagctggaggataTCGCTATTGCTTATGGGCAGAGCGATGagtacagttttgttttcaaaaggaagagtAAATGGTTTAAAAGAAGAGCAAG TAAGTTCATGACACACGTGGTCTCGCAGTTTGCCTCCAGTTACGTTTTCTATTGGAAGGATTATTTCAAGGACCAACAGCTTCTGTACCCACCAGGATTTGATGGACGAATTGTGCTGTATCCCAGCACCCAGAACTTAAAGGACTACCTCAGCTGGAGACAAGCGGACT GCCATATTAATAACCTTTATAATACGGTGTTTTGGATGCTTGTACAACGAAGTGGTTTGACACCAGTGCAAGCACAGGATAGACTCCAG GGAACGCTGGCTGGAGATaagaatgaaattttattttctgaattcaaCATCAACTACAACAACGAGCCTTTGATGTATAGAAAAGGAACTGTCCTAATATGGCAGAAG GTTAATGAAGTCacaactaagaaaataaaactgccaaaggaaacagaagaacagGAAATTGAAGTGACACGGACTAGGACTAAAGTTGTTCCCCTGCACTGTGACATTATTGGGGACCAGTTCTGGGAGGAATATCCTGAGATTCTGGCTGAGGATAGTTGA
- the THG1L gene encoding probable tRNA(His) guanylyltransferase isoform X2, with protein MGRAMSTVLFSKGRVNGLKEEQGFDGRIVLYPSTQNLKDYLSWRQADCHINNLYNTVFWMLVQRSGLTPVQAQDRLQGTLAGDKNEILFSEFNINYNNEPLMYRKGTVLIWQKVNEVTTKKIKLPKETEEQEIEVTRTRTKVVPLHCDIIGDQFWEEYPEILAEDS; from the exons ATGGGCAGAGCGATGagtacagttttgttttcaaaaggaagagtAAATGGTTTAAAAGAAGAGCAAG GATTTGATGGACGAATTGTGCTGTATCCCAGCACCCAGAACTTAAAGGACTACCTCAGCTGGAGACAAGCGGACT GCCATATTAATAACCTTTATAATACGGTGTTTTGGATGCTTGTACAACGAAGTGGTTTGACACCAGTGCAAGCACAGGATAGACTCCAG GGAACGCTGGCTGGAGATaagaatgaaattttattttctgaattcaaCATCAACTACAACAACGAGCCTTTGATGTATAGAAAAGGAACTGTCCTAATATGGCAGAAG GTTAATGAAGTCacaactaagaaaataaaactgccaaaggaaacagaagaacagGAAATTGAAGTGACACGGACTAGGACTAAAGTTGTTCCCCTGCACTGTGACATTATTGGGGACCAGTTCTGGGAGGAATATCCTGAGATTCTGGCTGAGGATAGTTGA